Within the Malus sylvestris chromosome 4, drMalSylv7.2, whole genome shotgun sequence genome, the region tggttcaaattggcgaaaatcaaacctaaaacctctcacttacaagtgaagagaaataccactagaccgtaatattaagtgaGCACATTGACGTAATAACttagaaattttttatatataagagtatgaaaaacataagcaaaaATGAATCGTGAAGTATGAGGTTGGAGCACGGATAGTACAGGAGTCATGACACAAGCATGCATGACCAATTCCTTAGAGTTGGTTAAGCGTGCAAGAATATCAATCCTAATTCCAAGTTGGCTATAACTAAGCAATTAAAATATCTATCGATTTTGAGTTAGTCTGTTAGGCAAGAGGGAAGGAGATCATGGATACCATAGCAACAAGGTGGAGGCTTCTTGGTGGCGAAACTGATTGGGAGGGTCTACTTGACCCTCTCGACATTGATCTCCGTCGCTGTATCCTTCACTATGGCGAAAGAGTTGCCGCCATTGGCGACTCCTTCATCAGTGATCCAAGATCGAAGAATTGTGGACTTCCCCGTTACACAACGACACATTTGTTCTCTAAGGTGGGTTTGGAGAATTCTAATCCGTACAAGTACACTgtgaataaatatatatatgcagcAACAGAAGTTTTACCCGGGAAATCGATCTGGTTAGGTTATGTGGCGGTGACAACGGATGAGGGAAAGGAGGTGTTAGGGAGGAGGGACATTTTGGTTACATGGAGAGGAACTGAACTGGATGCAGAGTGGGGTGTTGACTTACTGTTTGATTTAGTGTCAGCTTCTGACATTCTGGGAGACAAGTATGATCCTAAGGTGCACCATGGTTTTCATTCCTATTACAATTCTGCCGACCCTGAATCTCCATACAGTAAAACTAGTTGTAGAGCACaggtaacttttttttatttgtatttttgcaTTTATGGGGTTATTACGTCCATGGTTGCTCAACACATGTACTCTTTATCTGCTTATGCGTTCATAGCGCAAGATCTTACTACTCATCACCAATACGTCGCAGGATTCTATATCAATAATGCACTTGTAATTTGATTTCTTATTTCTTTGGTTCTTGCATCTGTTAGAATGCAAGTTCATTGGAAtaacttttaaatttaaatttcatggcaTGATAATTTATTGGATCAATACTTAGTTTCAACTTTTAttgcacatatatatacacacatacgaCATCTCTTGGTATGAAAATTGTAATTTGTACATCCAGAAACAAAATACGATAGGATAATGGATCGTGAACAACATCTAACAAACTACAAGCACTCGAGTACAAGCGAAATTCTGTTTATAAAGGACATTGTAACAATATGCAAGCCTCTTTCTCTTCATATATACTGTCAAATCATCAATATTCGCAACTCTCGTTTAACACTATTGTTCTGCTTTGCTGTGATGCATTACTTTCGAAATATCTACTCATATTACACAAATTTGTTTATATCAGTTGTTAGTTCATGTTTtatcatattgttttttgttataTCGTTAGATAAAATTGTTATAATGTTGACTGTTATACTGAGTTTACTGTTGTTACAACGCTTTTGTTATCGTTATATCCGTTCATATTGTGATTGCATTCCAACATGACTTTGTAGGTTTTGACTGCAATTAAAGAAGTGGTGGATCAATACAAGGATGAGGAAATCAGCATAACTGTTTGTGGCCACAGCATGGGCGGTGCATTTGCAATTTTAAATGCTACAGACATAGTTTGTAATGGGTACAACAAACCTACAGACCGTCCAGACAAAGCCTGTCTTGTTACATCCATTGTGTTTGCTAGCCCTCGTCTTGGAGATCAAGGTTTCCACGACGTATTCTCAAGTCTTAAAAATCTTCACGTTTTGCGAGTCACAAATAGCTACGATATAGTCCCTCATTTACCACCGTTAGAAAAGTATGTTGATGTCGGAAAAGAGCTGAAAATTGACACCCTCAAGTCGCCCTATTTGAAGAATGCAAAAAAAGACGCGCACCGTTTGGAGATTTACTTACATGGAGTTGCAGGAACACAAGGGCGAAATGGTTTTCAATTGGTAATCAACCGTGATATTGCATTAGTAAACAAAAAGTTGGATGGTCTAAAGGATGAATATAATGTAATTGTTAAATGGTGGACTGAAAAGAACAAGTCTATGGTTCAAATGGATGA harbors:
- the LOC126617999 gene encoding phospholipase A1-IIgamma-like yields the protein MDTIATRWRLLGGETDWEGLLDPLDIDLRRCILHYGERVAAIGDSFISDPRSKNCGLPRYTTTHLFSKVGLENSNPYKYTVNKYIYAATEVLPGKSIWLGYVAVTTDEGKEVLGRRDILVTWRGTELDAEWGVDLLFDLVSASDILGDKYDPKVHHGFHSYYNSADPESPYSKTSCRAQVLTAIKEVVDQYKDEEISITVCGHSMGGAFAILNATDIVCNGYNKPTDRPDKACLVTSIVFASPRLGDQGFHDVFSSLKNLHVLRVTNSYDIVPHLPPLEKYVDVGKELKIDTLKSPYLKNAKKDAHRLEIYLHGVAGTQGRNGFQLVINRDIALVNKKLDGLKDEYNVIVKWWTEKNKSMVQMDDGSWVLLDHEKDDV